In Scophthalmus maximus strain ysfricsl-2021 chromosome 5, ASM2237912v1, whole genome shotgun sequence, a single window of DNA contains:
- the LOC118311336 gene encoding aquaporin-1 encodes MKEFKSKEFWRAALAELVGMTLFIFLSISSAIGNKNNTSPDQEVKVSLAFGLAIATLAQSLGHISGAHLNPAVTLGMLASCQISVLKAVMYIVAQMLGSSLACGIVYGARPSATDALGLNTLNGVTPSQGVGIELLATFQLVLCVIAVTDKRRRDVTGSAPLAIGLSVCLGHLAAISYTGCGINPARSFGPALILNNFENHWVYWVGPMCGGVAAALVYDFLLSPKFEDFPERMKVLVSGPVGDYEVNGGNDATNVEMTSK; translated from the exons ATGAAAGAGTTCAAGAGCAAAGAATTCTGGAGGGCCGCTCTGGCCGAACTGGTTGGCATGACCCTGTTCATTTTCCTCAGCATCTCGTCTGCCATTGGGAACAAGAACAACACTAGCCCGGACCAGGAGGTGAAGGTGTCGCTGGCCTTCGGACTGGCCATTGCAACGCTCGCCCAAAGTTTAGGCCACATCAGCGGAGCCCACCTGAATCCTGCAGTCACTCTCGGGATGCTCGCCAGCTGCCAGATCAGCGTGCTGAAGGCCGTCATGTACATAGTGGCTCAGATGCTGGGTTCGTCCCTGGCCTGTGGCATTGTGTATGGAGCACGTCCAAGTGCCACTGATGCACTGGGGCTCAACACT CTCAATGGTGTTACTCCCAGCCAAGGCGTGGGCATTGAGCTCCTGGCAACCTTCCAGTTGGTGCTGTGTGTCATTGCCGTCACTGATAAACGGAGGCGTGATGTCACCGGCTCAGCACCCTTGGCCATTGGCCTCTCGGTCTGCCTGGGACACTTGGCAGCT ATCAGCTACACAGGCTGTGGAATCAATCCCGCTCGCTCCTTTGGCCCGGCTTTAATCCTGAACAATTTTGAGAACCACTGG GTGTACTGGGTGGGCCCGATGTGCGGCGGTGTCGCAGCAGCTCTCGTCTACGACTTCCTGCTCTCGCCCAAATTTGAAGATTTCCCCGAGCGCATGAAGGTCCTGGTCAGCGGCCCAGTGGGCGACTATGAAGTTAACGGGGGCAACGATGCTACGAATGTGGAGATGACGTCAAAGTAG
- the LOC118311567 gene encoding aquaporin-1, whose protein sequence is MTEIKTWVFWRAVAAEFVGMLLFIFIGLSAIIGKDQGRVHGETVAQELKVSLAFALAIATLAQCFGHISGAHFNPAVTLGLLVSCQISALRCLCYILAQMLGAVAASAIVNGYRCRKSFGVNQLNNVSTGHGFVIEFLATLQLVLCVIAVTDKRRSDIKGFAPLAIGLSVGLGHFAAISFTGCGINPARSFGPAVISGEMKNHWIYWLGPMCGGTAAALIYDFLQYPRTPNLRTRGNVLLHGQQDENNAAEITGVDNDDNGSPGPSQWPKH, encoded by the exons atgacagaaataaaaacctgGGTGTTTTGGCGGGCTGTGGCTGCAGAGTTTGTCGGTATGTTGCTGTTCATATTCATTGGTTTATCGGCCATCATTGGAAAAGACCAGGGTAGGGTCCACGGGGAGACGGTTGCTCAGGAGCTGAAGGTCTCCTTGGCCTTTGCGCTGGCCATCGCCACCCTGGCTCAGTGTTTTGGGCACATCAGTGGAGCGCACTTTAACCCTGCAGTCACTCTGGGCCTGCTGGTCAGCTGCCAGATCAGTGCCCTCCGGTGTCTGTGCTACATCCTGGCGCAGATGCTTGGGGCGGTTGCAGCAAGTGCTATTGTGAATGGATACAGATGCAGAAAATCCTTTGGGGTTAACCAG ctaAATAACGTGAGCACGGGACACGGCTTTGTCATCGAGTTCCTCGCCACCCTTCAGCTGGTTCTGTGCGTGATAGCTGTGACTGATAAGCGACGGAGTGATATCAAAGGCTTTGCACCGCTGGCTATTGGGCTGTCAGTGGGACTCGGTCACTTCGCAGCG ATAAGTTTCACTGGATGTGGAATCAATCCTGCTCGCTCCTTTGGTCCGGCTGTGATAAGCGGTGAAATGAAGAATCACTGG ATTTACTGGCTGGGGCCAATGTGTGGAGGAACGGCAGCGGCTCTTATCTACGATTTCCTTCAGTATCCACGAACACCAAACTTGAGAACTCGCGGTAACGTCCTGCTTCATGGTCAACAAGATGAAAACAATGCTGCTGAAATAACTGGCGTCGACAACGACGACAACGGCAGCCCAGGGCCAAGTCAGTGGCCAAAGCACTGA
- the thoc1 gene encoding THO complex subunit 1: protein MSPSLFNFVDAKDTFTASARSALTSKTSTPLVNAFNQFPGNETEKKTTLDQALRGVLGDQIIERKASCDDYLSLIYLSIDGVKEGVCSATTPFILLGDVLDCLPLDQCDKIFSFVEENVSIWKSNSFYTAGKNYLLRMCNDLLRRLSKSQNTVFCGRIQLFLARLFPLSEKSGLNLQSQFNLENITVFNKNEQESTFGQKPAEEKEDGMEVEEGEMGEDDNPAPCSIPIDYNLYRKFWTLQDYFRNPVQCYDKFSWMTFLKFSDETLAVFKSYKLDDMQASKRKLEELRASGGEHVYFAKFLTSEKLMDLQLSDSNFRRHILLQYLILFQYLKGQVKFKSSSCLLNDDQTTWIEETTKLVYQLLKEIPPDGDKFGTMLEHILNTEENWNTWKNEGCPSFVKERMVDDKPKRPTRKRQAPEDFLGKGPDRKIFMGNDELTRLWNLNQDNMEACRSESREFMPSLDEFFAEAIEQADPANMVEDEYKVVRNPNYGWRALRLLSRRSPHFFQPTNQKFKSLADYLDSMVSKLAKELPKDIPSEEIKTGEEDDDDNGDNLLKDSNDSPGIQSKIVTNQQMDDIAAKLGAQWKTLASHLEMKAAELREIETDSEDVEMQAKLLLVAWQDREGSQATVENLVTALTAAGFSELADNLNEA from the exons ATGTCGCCGTCCTTATTCAACTTTGTCGACGCTAAAGACACATTTACG gcTTCTGCCAGATCCGCCCTGACCAGTAAAACCAGCACACCGTTGGTAAACGCTTTCAATCAGTTCCCCGGCAA tgagacggagaagaaaacCACGCTGGACCAGGCTCTGAGGGGAGTTCTCGGGGATCAGATT ATTGAGCGTAAGGCGAGCTGCGATGACTACCTGTCTCTCATCTACCTGAGCATCGACGGTGTTAAAGAGG GTGTCTGCTCGGCTACGACACCGTTCATTTTGCTGGGAGACGTGTTGGATTGCCTTCCCCTCGACCAGTGTGACAAAATATTCTCCTTTGTGGAGGAAAATGTCTCCATCTGGAAGTCG AACTCCTTTTATACTGCTGGGAAGAACTACTTGTTGAGGATGTGTAATG ATCTTTTGAGGAGGCTGTCCAAATCTCAGAATACAGTATTTTGTGGGCGAATCCAGCTTTTCCTGGCTCgcctcttccctctgtctgaGAAATCGG GCCTCAATCTACAGAGCCAATTCAATCTGGAAAACATAACGGTGTTCAATAAAAACGAACAAGAAAGCACTTTTGGCCAGAAG CCcgcagaagaaaaggaagatggtatggaggtggaggaaggagaaatgGGAGAGGATGATAATCCTGCACCATG ttccATTCCGATCGACTACAACTTGTACAGGAAGTTCTGGACACTGCAGGACTACTTCAGGAACCCTGTGCAATGCTACGATAAATTCTCTTGGATGACGTTCCTCAAG TTCTCAGATGAGACCTTGGCCGTATTCAAGAGCTACAAGTTGGACGACATGCAGGCCTCAAAGAGGaaactggaggagctgagggcaTCCGGAGGAGAACACGTTTACTTTGCCAAGTTCCTCACAAGCGAGAAG ctgaTGGACTTGCAGCTCAGCGACAGTAATTTCCGACGGCACATTCTACTTCAGTACCTCATCCTCTTCCAGTACCTGAAAGGTCAGGTGAAGTTCAAAAG CTCCAGCTGTCTTCTGAACGACGACCAGACGACGTGGATAGAGGAGACGACTAAACTGGTTTACCAG CTGCTGAAAGAGATCCCTCCTGATGGAGACAAGTTTGGCACCATGCTCGAG CACATCCtcaacacagaggagaactGGAATACCTGGAAAAATGAGGGATGCCCAAGCTTTGTGAAAGAAAG GATGGTGGACGACAAACCCAAAAGACCCACCAGGAAAAGACAAGCACCAGAAGACTTCCTCGGAAAAGGGCCAGATCGCAAGATCTTCATGGGAAA tgatgAGTTGACTCGACTGTGGAACCTGAACCAGGACAACATGGAGGCCTGTAGGTCAGAAAGCAG ggaGTTCATGCCATCACTGGACGAATTCTTTGCAGAAGCAATTGAACAGGCCGACCCTGCTAACATGGTGGAAGACGAGTACAA GGTTGTACGGAACCCAAACTATGGCTGGCGCGCTCTCAGACTTCTGTCCAGGAGAAGTCCACACTTCtttcaaccaaccaaccagaaGTTCAAGAGCCTGGCAGACTACCTGGACAGTATGGTCAGCAAACTGGCCAAAGAACTGCCG AAGGATATTCCTTCCGAAGAGATCAAGACGGGAGAAGAGGATGACGATGACAACGGAGACAATCTGCTCAAGGACAGCAACGACA gTCCGGGCATACAGAGCAAGATCGTGACAAACCAGCAGATGGATGACATCGCGGCCAAACTCGGCGCCCAGTGGAAGACGCTGGCTTCTCATTTGGAGATGAAGGCAGCAGAGTTGCGGGAGATCGAGACCGACAGCGAAGACGTTGAAATGCAGGCCAAGCTGCTGCTCGTGGCCTGGCAGGACCGAGAGGGATCACAAGCTACGGTGGAGAACCTGGTCACAGCTCTCACTGCTGCGGGATTCTCCGAGCTGGCAGACAACCTCAATGAGGCTTAA